The following are encoded in a window of Williamwhitmania sp. genomic DNA:
- a CDS encoding fumarylacetoacetate hydrolase family protein has product MKIVCIGRNYEEHARELNNPKPEQPVFFLKPDTALLRNNQPFYIPAFSNEIHYEVELVYKINRLGKGIDEQFAHRYYSEVGIGIDFTARDLQRDCKAKGLPWECAKAFDSSAPVSMEFIPLTQLPNPKAITFRLEKNGLVVQQGSSADMIFSVDELVAHVSKFILFRMGDLLFTGTPAGVGPVASGDHLQAYIEDKLMLDFYVK; this is encoded by the coding sequence ATGAAAATAGTTTGCATAGGTAGAAACTACGAGGAGCATGCCCGGGAGCTGAACAACCCCAAGCCCGAGCAGCCGGTATTTTTCCTCAAGCCCGACACGGCGCTGCTGCGCAACAACCAGCCGTTTTATATTCCCGCCTTTTCCAACGAAATTCACTACGAGGTGGAGCTGGTGTATAAAATTAATAGGCTGGGCAAGGGCATCGATGAGCAGTTTGCCCACCGCTACTACAGCGAGGTGGGTATTGGCATAGACTTTACCGCCCGCGACCTGCAGCGCGACTGCAAGGCCAAGGGGCTGCCGTGGGAGTGCGCCAAGGCGTTCGACAGCAGTGCTCCGGTTAGCATGGAGTTTATTCCGCTTACCCAGCTACCCAACCCCAAGGCCATCACCTTTAGGCTCGAAAAGAACGGCCTGGTGGTGCAGCAGGGAAGCTCCGCCGACATGATTTTTAGCGTGGACGAGCTGGTGGCCCACGTCTCCAAGTTTATCCTATTTAGAATGGGCGACCTGCTCTTTACCGGCACGCCAGCAGGCGTTGGCCCGGTAGCCTCCGGCGACCACCTGCAGGCCTACATTGAGGATAAGCTGATGTTGGACTTTTATGTGAAGTAG
- a CDS encoding FRG domain-containing protein has translation MKLHPITIDAYREWKSLSNDLPLYRNANNLILLFRGQKRDSYKLKPSLCRNSSDLITLKELEKHTYTQFYSEISKANLSDLFKRNKRVNQFEEEWYKLIQAQHIGLPTRLLDWTPGAEIALYFATCNEEKDDDSYNGQLWVYSCEKKDFYEFDKERNYQDLNPFEINDTFTINPSFQYEDDYRNIVDNTNRFLQGGRFTIQPLEKAIEELDKQIEFKEKITLYTITAKAKREIRDELNSRLNRKTLFREIDKRIETIVKEVRRDNNI, from the coding sequence ATGAAGCTCCATCCTATTACAATTGATGCGTATAGAGAGTGGAAATCATTATCTAATGATTTACCACTATATCGAAATGCCAATAATTTAATTTTATTGTTTCGCGGACAGAAAAGAGATTCATATAAACTAAAACCTAGTTTATGCAGGAATTCCTCTGATTTAATAACTCTAAAAGAATTAGAAAAACACACCTACACTCAGTTTTATAGTGAAATAAGTAAGGCTAATTTATCTGACCTATTCAAGAGAAATAAACGTGTCAATCAATTTGAAGAAGAATGGTATAAACTAATACAAGCTCAACATATTGGATTACCGACAAGACTGCTTGATTGGACACCAGGTGCAGAAATTGCATTATATTTTGCTACATGTAATGAAGAAAAAGATGATGATTCATATAATGGACAATTATGGGTCTATTCTTGCGAAAAGAAAGACTTTTACGAATTTGACAAGGAAAGAAATTATCAAGATCTAAACCCATTTGAGATTAATGATACTTTTACAATTAATCCTTCATTTCAATATGAAGATGATTATAGAAACATTGTTGATAATACAAATCGTTTTTTACAAGGTGGGAGATTTACAATTCAACCTCTTGAAAAAGCAATTGAAGAATTAGACAAGCAAATTGAATTTAAAGAAAAAATAACTTTATATACAATAACTGCAAAAGCAAAACGTGAAATAAGAGATGAATTGAATTCTAGACTAAATAGAAAAACTCTATTCAGGGAAATTGATAAGCGAATAGAAACAATTGTTAAAGAAGTTAGAAGAGATAATAACATATAA
- a CDS encoding Fic family protein has protein sequence MKNDEWILAELPLSIDIETKAVLKSLPSAHASLAELKGIASTIPNQTILLNTLGLQEAKDSSAIENIITTHDDLYKSELNLEYFNTLNAKEVQNYISALKKGFVLIKKNGLLTNRIILDIQAELESNKAGFRKLSGTTLKSAANGEIIYTPPQDFNEISRLMTNLERFINKNELSDYDPLVKMAIIHYQFESIHPFYDGNGRTGRIINILYLILQGLQSLPILYLSNYIIKNKADYYRLLQEVREKNSWEEWLIFMIKGVEETSKETISLIIQIRELMMKYKHTLRENYKFYSQDLLNNLFKHPYTKIEFIVKDLNVSRITAANYLNRLSDDGLLRKEKLGTGNYYINQPLFDLLSKR, from the coding sequence ATGAAAAATGATGAGTGGATTTTAGCAGAATTACCTTTAAGCATTGATATAGAAACCAAGGCAGTATTAAAGAGTTTGCCATCTGCTCACGCTTCATTAGCTGAGTTGAAAGGTATTGCTTCAACAATTCCTAACCAGACAATTTTGCTAAATACTTTAGGGTTGCAGGAAGCTAAGGATAGCTCTGCAATTGAGAATATAATTACAACGCACGATGACCTATATAAATCTGAGTTAAATCTCGAATACTTCAATACTTTAAATGCAAAGGAAGTTCAGAATTACATATCTGCACTTAAAAAAGGATTTGTGCTGATTAAGAAAAACGGGCTTCTTACTAACAGAATTATTCTTGATATCCAAGCAGAACTTGAAAGCAATAAAGCAGGATTTAGAAAACTTTCTGGAACGACACTGAAGAGTGCTGCTAATGGAGAAATAATTTACACCCCGCCCCAAGACTTTAATGAAATTAGTCGATTAATGACAAATTTAGAGCGCTTTATTAACAAGAATGAATTATCTGACTATGACCCATTGGTTAAAATGGCAATTATTCACTACCAATTTGAGAGTATTCACCCTTTTTATGATGGGAATGGAAGAACAGGTAGGATAATAAACATTCTTTACTTAATTCTCCAAGGTCTTCAAAGCTTACCCATCCTATACTTGAGCAACTACATTATCAAAAATAAGGCGGATTATTATAGATTGCTACAGGAGGTTAGGGAGAAAAACAGCTGGGAGGAATGGCTGATTTTTATGATTAAAGGAGTGGAGGAGACTTCAAAAGAAACAATATCCTTAATTATCCAGATACGAGAATTAATGATGAAATACAAACATACATTAAGAGAAAATTATAAATTCTATAGTCAGGATTTACTGAATAACCTATTTAAGCATCCTTATACTAAAATCGAGTTTATTGTTAAGGATTTAAATGTTTCAAGAATTACTGCAGCAAACTATTTAAATAGGTTGTCGGATGATGGATTGCTGAGAAAAGAGAAGTTAGGCACCGGTAATTATTATATAAACCAACCGTTGTTTGATCTTTTGTCGAAAAGATAA